One Glycine max cultivar Williams 82 chromosome 6, Glycine_max_v4.0, whole genome shotgun sequence DNA segment encodes these proteins:
- the LOC100795908 gene encoding hydroxyproline O-galactosyltransferase GALT6: MMKRKLETLVWLTRKRSIQFLIGVFFLYLVLVTLEIPFVFKTDFASVTTTRPPRLRSEEDSLRKESPARPFKTVSNADSPSQLAHRPNSSVISALVLNDAAFDSHVNDGSSELYKQVKHAREVGRSLWEHLESGKPLTRTVAENRPGSCPGSVSLSGSDVVDVSGVVPLPCGLTLGSHITVVGKPLAAKPDFEPKITVVTENEPVMVSQFVVELQGLKTVDGEEPPRVFHFNPRLKGDWSGKPVIELNTCYRMQWGSALRCDGWKSKADDDTVDRMVKCEKWIRDDEDHLEGSKATWWLNRLIGRTKKVTVDWPFPFSEGKLFVLTVSAGLEGYRVSVDGRHVTSFPYGTGFTLEDATGLSLTGDIDVHSVFAASLPSSHPSFAPQRHLEFSTRWRTQPLPESGVELFIGVLSAGNHFAERMAVRKSWMQHRLVKSGAVVARFFVALHARQEINAELKKEAEFFGDIVIVPYLDNYDLVVLKTVAICEYGVHTVSAKYVMKGDDDTFVRVDAVIDEARKVPDGSSFYIGNINYYHKPLRYGKWAVTYAEWPEEDYPPYANGPGYILSSDIARYIVSEFDMRKLRLFKMEDVSMGMWVEQFNSSKPVHYSHSLKFCQFGCIEDYYTAHYQSPRQMMCLWDKLQRNSRPQCCNMR; the protein is encoded by the exons ATGATGAAACGAAAGCTAGAAACCTTGGTGTGGCTAACACGAAAACGATCGATTCAGTTTCTAATCGGTGTTTTTTTCCTGTACCTCGTACTCGTTACACTCGAAATCCCGTTTGTTTTCAAAACCGACTTCGCAAGCGTGACCACCACGCGCCCCCCGAGGCTCCGAAGCGAGGAGGATTCGCTACGTAAAGAGTCCCCTGCGCGTCCTTTCAAAACGGTTTCCAACGCCGACTCGCCGAGTCAACTCGCTCACCGCCCCAACAGCAGTGTCATTTCCGCGCTGGTGCTAAACGACGCCGCGTTCGACTCCCACGTAAACGACGGGTCGTCTGAACTCTACAAGCAAGTGAAGCACGCGCGCGAGGTTGGACGGAGTCTATGGGAACACCTCGAATCTGGAAAGCCGCTAACACGAACCGTTGCCGAGAACCGGCCCGGTTCGTGTCCCGGTTCGGTTTCGCTTTCCGGTTCGGATGTTGTTGACGTCTCGGGCGTCGTGCCGTTACCGTGTGGGCTCACATTGGGGTCCCACATAACGGTCGTTGGGAAGCCGTTGGCGGCGAAGCCCGATTTCGAGCCGAAGATAACGGTGGTGACGGAGAACGAGCCCGTGATGGTGTCGCAATTCGTGGTGGAGTTGCAGGGGCTGAAGACCGTTGACGGTGAAGAGCCTCCTAGGGTTTTTCATTTCAACCCGAGGTTGAAGGGGGATTGGAGTGGTAAACCTGTGATTGAACTCAACACGTGTTACCGCATGCAGTGGGGTTCTGCTCTTAGATGTGACGGTTGGAAATCTAAGGCCGATGATGATACCG TTGATAGGATGGTGAAGTGTGAGAAGTGGATTCGGGATGATGAAGATCACTTGGAGGGGTCTAAGGCGACGTGGTGGTTGAATAGACTGATAGGGCGCACGAAGAAAGTAACTGTTGACTGGCCATTCCCGTTTTCTGAGGGGAAGCTTTTTGTTCTTACTGTTAGTGCTGGGCTGGAGGGGTATCGTGTTTCTGTTGATGGGAGGCATGTGACCTCTTTTCCTTATGGCACT GGTTTTACTCTTGAGGATGCCACCGGGCTTTCGTTGACTGGAGACATTGATGTCCACTCTGTATTTGCGGCATCTTTGCCTTCATCGCATCCCAGTTTTGCCCCACAGCGGCATCTTGAATTTTCCACTAGGTGGCGTACTCAGCCACTTCCTGAGTCTGGCGTCGAATTGTTCATTGGTGTCCTCTCGGCTGGAAACCATTTTGCTGAGCGTATGGCTGTGAGGAAGTCATGGATGCAACATAGGCTCGTCAAATCTGGAGCAGTGGTTGCTCGTTTCTTTGTGGCACTG CATGCAAGACAAGAAATTAATGCAGAGTTGAAGAAGGAAGCCGAAttttttggtgatattgttATTGTGCCTTATTTGGATAACTATGACCTTGTTGTGTTGAAAACAGTAGCCATATGTGAATATGGG GTACATACAGTTTCTGCTAAGTATGTCATGAAAGGTGATGATGACACTTTTGTTAGAGTGGATGCTGTTATCGATGAAGCAAGGAAGGTTCCAGATGGTTCAAGCTTTTATATTGGGAACATAAATTActaccacaaacccttgcgctATGGGAAATGGGCAGTGACATATGCA GAGTGGCCAGAAGAGGATTACCCACCCTATGCTAATGGCCCGGGTTATATTTTGTCATCAGATATTGCACGCTATATcgtatctgaattcgatatgcGTAAATTAAGG TTGTTCAAGATGGAAGATGTGAGTATGGGAATGTGGGTGGAGCAATTCAACAGCTCAAAACCAGTACACTACTCGCATAGCTTGAAGTTCTGCCAGTTTGGTTGCATAGAAGATTATTACACCGCCCATTACCAATCGCCTAGGCAGATGATGTGCCTGTGGGATAAACTGCAAAGGAATTCAAGGCCTCAATGCTGCAACATGAGATGA